Proteins encoded by one window of Sulfurospirillum barnesii SES-3:
- a CDS encoding N-acetylneuraminate synthase family protein translates to MSRIITIERRVIGLNHPPLVIVEIGINHEGNLQTAFEMVDAAWKAGAEVIKHQTHVVEDEMSQEAKNVIPGNASVSIYEIMARCALNEEDEIKLKEYVESKGMMFMSTPFSRAAADRLERIGVSSYKIGSGECNNYPLIEHIASFGKPMIVSTGMNDIESVRKTVNILEKYKVPYALLHTTNLYPTPVHLVRLGAMQELQKAFPNAVVGLSDHTTSNRACFAATALGASILERHFTDKMERPGPDIINSMDPIALKELIIGSNEIALMRGGKKEATKEEQVTIDFAFATVVTIKPIKQGEHFTKENLWVKRPGTGKIRAEFYNDVLGKVAKRDIKSDEHIDWSDINE, encoded by the coding sequence ATGTCTAGAATAATAACCATAGAGAGAAGAGTGATAGGGTTAAACCATCCGCCATTGGTAATCGTAGAAATTGGGATTAATCATGAGGGCAATTTACAAACGGCATTTGAGATGGTAGATGCTGCATGGAAGGCTGGAGCAGAAGTTATTAAGCATCAGACCCATGTTGTTGAAGATGAAATGAGTCAAGAAGCTAAAAACGTTATTCCAGGGAATGCTTCTGTTTCCATTTATGAGATTATGGCGAGATGTGCACTTAATGAAGAAGATGAGATAAAATTAAAAGAGTATGTTGAATCTAAAGGGATGATGTTTATGAGTACCCCTTTTTCTCGTGCTGCTGCTGATAGACTAGAGCGTATAGGAGTAAGTTCTTATAAAATTGGCTCAGGTGAGTGCAATAATTATCCTTTGATTGAACATATTGCATCTTTTGGAAAGCCTATGATAGTAAGTACTGGTATGAATGATATTGAATCTGTTAGAAAGACTGTCAATATACTTGAAAAATATAAAGTGCCTTATGCTTTATTGCATACTACAAACCTTTACCCTACACCTGTTCATTTGGTAAGGCTTGGCGCTATGCAAGAGCTCCAAAAAGCGTTTCCAAATGCTGTAGTAGGGCTGTCTGATCATACGACTTCAAATAGAGCTTGTTTTGCAGCAACGGCACTTGGTGCTTCAATTTTAGAGAGACATTTTACAGATAAAATGGAAAGACCAGGACCTGATATTATTAATTCAATGGACCCAATAGCGCTAAAAGAACTCATTATTGGAAGTAATGAAATAGCACTGATGAGAGGTGGAAAAAAAGAGGCTACTAAAGAGGAACAAGTGACAATCGATTTTGCTTTTGCTACAGTTGTTACCATTAAGCCAATAAAGCAAGGTGAACACTTTACGAAAGAAAATCTTTGGGTAAAACGACCTGGGACTGGG
- a CDS encoding MBOAT family O-acyltransferase, giving the protein MLFNSYEFVFVFLPVVFFGYFFLTSKRLVIVSKVWLVLGSLFFYAWWNIAYLPLILFSMLMNFGIGSSLGNNKVRLKISKKTILMFGVILNLTLLGYFKYSDFFIANFNLLSEKDVSLLHVALPLAISFFTFQQIAYLVDSYRNETKEYDLLNYALFVTFFPQLIAGPIVHHKEMMPQFFRTHNYVKNYKNIAIGIFIFSIGLFKKVVIADTFAIWATKGFDVAQSLNLIEAWATSLSYTFQLYFDFSGYTDMAIGAALLFNITLPINFNSPYKALDIQDFWRRWHITLSRFLRDYIYIPLGGNRVGRGRNYINLFSVFLIGGLWHGASWMFVVWGALHGIAIVIHRMWVECGFRLNRFLAWFITFNFINITWVFFRAKELEDALKILKGMFGFSDIILADTFSKKLSFLRHYGVVFDEVYQHIGDGNKSFIWIAFAFIIIIFSKNSMEKIEEFSLNYNTALQASFYFLVGILSLGKISEFLYFNF; this is encoded by the coding sequence ATGCTTTTTAATTCTTATGAATTCGTCTTTGTTTTTTTACCTGTTGTCTTTTTTGGCTATTTCTTTCTTACTTCAAAACGATTAGTTATAGTTTCGAAAGTTTGGTTAGTTTTAGGCAGCCTCTTTTTCTACGCATGGTGGAATATTGCATATTTGCCGCTTATTCTTTTTTCGATGCTGATGAATTTTGGTATTGGAAGTTCTTTAGGTAATAATAAGGTACGTCTTAAAATATCTAAAAAAACAATTCTAATGTTTGGTGTTATTTTAAATCTTACTCTTTTGGGGTACTTTAAATACAGTGATTTTTTTATTGCAAATTTTAATTTATTAAGTGAAAAAGATGTATCCCTTTTACACGTAGCACTTCCTTTAGCCATTTCATTTTTTACGTTCCAACAAATTGCTTATTTGGTAGATAGTTATCGCAATGAGACGAAAGAGTATGACCTTTTAAATTACGCACTTTTTGTTACTTTTTTTCCACAGCTTATTGCAGGACCTATTGTGCATCACAAAGAGATGATGCCTCAGTTTTTTCGTACTCATAATTATGTTAAAAATTATAAAAATATTGCTATTGGTATCTTTATTTTTTCAATAGGGCTCTTTAAAAAAGTAGTTATTGCGGATACTTTTGCTATTTGGGCAACCAAAGGATTTGACGTAGCGCAAAGTCTTAATCTTATAGAAGCATGGGCGACAAGTTTGTCCTACACTTTTCAGCTCTATTTTGATTTTAGTGGCTATACGGATATGGCTATAGGTGCAGCACTTTTATTTAATATCACACTTCCTATTAATTTTAATTCCCCTTATAAGGCTTTAGATATTCAAGATTTTTGGAGGCGATGGCATATAACATTGAGCCGATTTTTAAGGGATTATATTTACATTCCCTTAGGTGGAAATCGTGTGGGGAGAGGTAGAAATTATATCAATCTTTTTTCTGTTTTTCTCATTGGTGGATTATGGCATGGGGCAAGTTGGATGTTTGTAGTATGGGGTGCTTTACATGGTATAGCAATCGTTATACATCGTATGTGGGTTGAATGTGGATTTAGGCTTAATAGATTTTTAGCGTGGTTTATTACTTTTAATTTTATTAATATAACGTGGGTGTTTTTTAGAGCCAAAGAGTTGGAAGATGCACTAAAAATTTTAAAGGGAATGTTTGGATTTTCAGATATTATTTTAGCTGATACATTTTCTAAAAAATTATCTTTTTTGCGCCATTACGGTGTTGTGTTTGATGAAGTATATCAACACATTGGGGATGGAAATAAAAGTTTTATTTGGATTGCATTTGCATTCATAATAATAATTTTTTCTAAAAATTCTATGGAAAAAATAGAAGAATTTTCACTCAATTATAATACAGCGTTGCAAGCTTCATTTTATTTTTTAGTGGGGATTTTATCACTTGGTAAAATTTCAGAATTTTTATATTTCAACTTTTGA
- a CDS encoding polysialyltransferase family glycosyltransferase, producing MKNLFIIRSPLQILNAYEAIAHFELKHNIFLIVQNHLEKNNVQMREMLSMCEYEELIEMPPSKSNYFRYVALTLKLKKQRYNFIFFGNLGSFQKLLLANLEYEKSYLLEDGTSTLVFHKELSEEKQHVSWRDIRFLLAGLHIKRKKPVDYFTIFDLERKGKEEIVQHSFEYLKLRFCQKFLLTNEIYFLGQNLVKSGWVSEEAYVYYIKTIKNYFKNEKIIYIPHRAEMIDSKLRRIEDENFIIFENTMPIELYFMQQKIKPKKILSFYSTSLFTLAKIFDKTLVISYGICLENIKMKKKMRASFIEKFILHAGIEKKEICFHDIN from the coding sequence ATGAAAAATTTATTTATTATCAGGTCACCCCTGCAAATTTTAAATGCCTATGAAGCAATTGCGCATTTTGAGTTGAAACATAATATTTTTTTGATTGTGCAAAATCATCTAGAAAAAAATAATGTACAGATGAGAGAGATGCTCTCTATGTGCGAGTACGAAGAACTCATAGAAATGCCTCCTAGTAAGTCAAATTACTTTCGTTATGTTGCTTTGACACTAAAACTTAAAAAACAGCGTTATAACTTTATCTTTTTTGGCAATTTGGGAAGTTTTCAAAAGTTGTTGTTAGCGAATTTAGAGTACGAAAAATCGTATTTACTTGAAGATGGCACATCGACTTTGGTATTTCATAAGGAACTTTCAGAAGAGAAACAGCATGTTTCGTGGCGAGATATACGGTTTTTATTAGCAGGGCTTCATATTAAACGTAAAAAACCTGTTGACTACTTTACGATTTTTGATTTAGAACGCAAGGGTAAAGAAGAGATTGTTCAGCATAGTTTTGAATATTTAAAACTGAGGTTTTGTCAAAAATTTTTATTAACTAACGAAATATACTTTTTAGGACAAAATCTTGTTAAGTCTGGTTGGGTGTCTGAAGAAGCATACGTTTATTATATTAAAACAATTAAAAATTATTTTAAAAATGAAAAAATTATTTATATTCCTCATCGTGCGGAAATGATTGATTCAAAATTGCGAAGAATAGAGGATGAAAATTTTATAATCTTCGAAAATACTATGCCCATAGAGTTATATTTTATGCAACAAAAAATAAAGCCAAAAAAGATTTTATCTTTTTATTCAACATCACTTTTTACGCTTGCAAAAATTTTTGATAAAACATTAGTTATATCCTATGGAATTTGTCTAGAAAATATAAAAATGAAGAAAAAAATGCGTGCTTCATTTATTGAAAAATTTATTTTGCATGCAGGCATTGAAAAAAAGGAAATTTGTTTTCATGATATTAATTAA
- a CDS encoding lipopolysaccharide kinase InaA family protein, which translates to MPKIIPFETVSPEEYALLEYVFDAVSKDMLLQIAEKSIATGRKNHQLFIVSHHSKRYFVKIFHASKHAKWARRVELGLKDIFSSGAKRCFEGSAMLYRNGIPTARPIGYFSMASLPWNKKSVAIFEAIEDAKELKELYVNHESFFEELFMSMAECTKKMHDANIRHTDIVLHNFLVKEECGAQKLYLIDTDKVHYAGLSRMSYLTKTFFDMHCIRRIEVNEREVVLFLKHYFGKHYTPFWGKVLSFWSKKSR; encoded by the coding sequence TTGCCAAAAATTATTCCATTTGAAACAGTGAGCCCTGAAGAATATGCCCTTTTAGAATATGTCTTTGATGCTGTTTCAAAGGATATGCTCTTACAGATTGCTGAAAAATCTATTGCAACTGGCAGAAAAAATCACCAGCTTTTTATTGTTTCTCACCATTCTAAACGCTATTTTGTCAAAATTTTTCACGCATCTAAGCATGCAAAATGGGCAAGAAGAGTCGAACTTGGTTTAAAAGATATTTTCTCCTCAGGGGCTAAACGCTGTTTTGAAGGCTCCGCCATGCTCTATCGCAATGGCATTCCAACGGCTAGGCCGATTGGGTATTTTTCAATGGCTTCATTGCCATGGAATAAAAAAAGTGTTGCAATTTTTGAAGCGATTGAGGATGCCAAAGAGTTGAAAGAACTCTATGTAAACCACGAGAGCTTTTTTGAAGAACTGTTTATGTCTATGGCAGAGTGTACTAAAAAAATGCACGATGCAAATATTCGCCATACAGATATTGTATTGCATAATTTTTTAGTGAAAGAAGAGTGTGGCGCACAAAAATTGTATCTTATCGATACCGATAAAGTGCATTATGCAGGGCTTAGTCGCATGTCTTACCTTACCAAAACCTTTTTTGATATGCATTGTATTCGAAGAATTGAAGTTAATGAACGTGAAGTAGTGCTTTTTTTGAAGCACTACTTTGGAAAACACTACACACCTTTTTGGGGTAAGGTGCTTTCTTTTTGGAGTAAAAAAAGCCGATGA
- the waaC gene encoding lipopolysaccharide heptosyltransferase I, translating into MRICIVKLSAMGDIIHAMVALQFIKKALPHAKIDWVVEEAFRGVLENNLDIENVLCVNLKSLRKKKRALFSQYRLLKSYSKNHYDLIIDAQGLLKSALVAKIIGAKEIAGFDKDSIREGIASFFYTKKVSIAYSENTIDRNVRVLCEPLGIEVPREAIVAKKPFLFSKSVVADLPERFLVFVIGSTWKSRNYPKEKFVEIAQALEMKTLVVWGSEEEHRKALWMQEKSAFIEVLPRGSLDALKQVISKCTLLIGNDTGPTHMAWALNVPSITIFGPTPINRVYITPINKVVKSKSSVNPLKLNKHDFSIQEIASEEIIKVARTLLS; encoded by the coding sequence ATGAGAATTTGCATTGTCAAACTCTCCGCAATGGGGGATATTATTCATGCGATGGTGGCACTACAGTTTATTAAAAAAGCCCTACCGCATGCGAAGATAGACTGGGTCGTAGAAGAAGCATTTAGGGGTGTATTGGAGAATAATCTTGATATAGAGAATGTTTTATGTGTCAATCTGAAATCCCTGAGAAAAAAGAAGCGTGCTCTCTTTTCTCAGTATCGTCTCTTAAAAAGCTATTCCAAAAATCACTATGACCTTATTATTGATGCGCAAGGGCTTTTAAAATCGGCATTGGTTGCAAAGATTATTGGAGCAAAAGAAATTGCTGGTTTTGATAAAGACTCCATTCGAGAAGGTATTGCTTCCTTTTTTTACACCAAAAAAGTCTCGATTGCGTATAGTGAAAATACGATTGATCGAAATGTACGAGTGCTGTGTGAACCTTTGGGAATTGAAGTGCCTCGTGAAGCAATTGTGGCTAAAAAACCTTTTTTGTTTAGTAAAAGTGTTGTTGCAGACCTACCCGAAAGGTTTTTAGTGTTTGTCATTGGCTCAACATGGAAGAGTCGCAATTATCCCAAAGAGAAGTTTGTGGAAATTGCCCAAGCTTTAGAGATGAAGACATTAGTGGTATGGGGAAGCGAAGAGGAGCATCGCAAGGCTCTTTGGATGCAAGAGAAAAGTGCCTTTATAGAAGTGTTGCCAAGAGGTTCTTTGGATGCCCTAAAACAGGTTATTTCAAAATGTACTCTGCTCATTGGCAATGATACGGGTCCCACGCATATGGCATGGGCTCTTAATGTTCCCTCTATCACCATTTTTGGTCCCACTCCCATTAATCGTGTGTACATTACACCTATCAACAAAGTGGTGAAATCTAAGAGCAGTGTCAATCCTTTGAAACTTAACAAGCATGATTTTTCCATTCAAGAGATTGCCTCAGAAGAGATTATTAAGGTGGCTCGTACACTCTTATCTTAA
- a CDS encoding glycosyltransferase family 4 protein yields MAFERGEKEMSKTVLHVNFAKGFRGGERQTLLLLQELSHKGYTQTLLTRRHAELAKKVSALALENVVIIEVKKPYLLSLSLLKKADLVHAHETKAAQFAFLGHLFFKTPYIITRRVDNAIKNNGFTRAMYRYAHKTVVLSRAILEEVKKIEPRANLSIIPSAFSKLSVSPHEVEKIKERFSGQFVIGNIGELDNDHKGQYYLIEAMKELLPRYANMHLLFLGKGKDEEAYKAQASSLKNVTFEGFVSNVGDYIATFDLFVFPSLREGLGSILLDVMQAKVPIVASNAGGIPDVICHEKNGLLVAPKDVSALAEAIERLYLDKTLREQLIESAFQDVDLFSPEKMAERYAALYAEVLG; encoded by the coding sequence ATGGCATTCGAAAGAGGCGAAAAAGAGATGTCTAAAACCGTTTTACATGTAAACTTTGCCAAAGGCTTTAGAGGTGGAGAGAGGCAGACATTGCTTTTGCTTCAAGAGCTCTCACATAAAGGCTACACACAAACACTTTTAACAAGGCGCCATGCCGAATTGGCAAAAAAAGTGAGCGCACTTGCCCTTGAGAATGTCGTGATCATTGAGGTAAAAAAACCCTATCTGCTTTCGCTTAGCCTTCTTAAAAAGGCTGATTTAGTCCATGCGCATGAGACCAAAGCAGCGCAATTTGCTTTTTTAGGGCATCTTTTTTTTAAAACACCTTATATCATTACAAGACGCGTGGATAATGCGATTAAAAATAATGGTTTTACCCGTGCAATGTACCGTTATGCGCATAAAACCGTAGTGCTTTCACGTGCTATTTTAGAAGAGGTCAAAAAGATAGAGCCTCGTGCAAACTTGAGTATTATCCCCAGTGCTTTTAGTAAGCTTAGTGTTTCACCGCATGAAGTCGAAAAAATAAAAGAACGCTTTAGTGGTCAGTTTGTAATTGGCAATATTGGTGAGTTGGACAATGACCACAAAGGGCAATACTATCTTATCGAGGCAATGAAAGAACTTTTGCCTCGTTATGCGAATATGCACCTTCTTTTTTTAGGAAAGGGCAAGGATGAAGAGGCGTATAAAGCCCAAGCATCCTCTTTGAAAAATGTCACATTTGAGGGGTTTGTGAGCAATGTAGGGGATTATATTGCCACGTTTGATCTTTTTGTCTTTCCTTCTTTGCGTGAGGGTTTAGGCTCTATTTTACTGGATGTCATGCAGGCAAAGGTTCCCATCGTTGCTTCTAATGCGGGAGGCATTCCTGATGTCATTTGCCATGAAAAAAATGGTCTTTTGGTTGCGCCTAAAGATGTGAGCGCATTGGCAGAGGCTATTGAGAGACTCTATTTGGATAAAACCTTGCGAGAGCAACTCATAGAGAGTGCATTTCAGGATGTGGATTTATTTTCACCTGAAAAGATGGCTGAGCGCTATGCGGCATTGTATGCTGAGGTCTTAGGATGA
- a CDS encoding lipid A biosynthesis lauroyl acyltransferase translates to MDKIYFVLFHIFRFLVTFIPRALLDPLLVFIADIVRLCDSKHRFIMMTNLNLAYEDTLSLAQKKAIIKEVYRNLAFNGADFVRNYPTTKEAILKKVRFENEDIMQQALESKRPIVFQTGHYGNWELVSLALAARYGALSGIGRPLDSPMMNHIVRQNREQLDIELIDKKGAMRPMLKAVKEGRNIGLLVDQNTSRRAGIIVKFFGKDVRHTPAASIMARRVSGLIVPVFISTDDHKVYTLTFYDPIEVANTENMEHDILEATQAQANVMEAVIRAKPEEWFWFHRRWKGEHKSAYGIRKRRKRDV, encoded by the coding sequence ATGGATAAAATTTATTTTGTATTGTTTCATATCTTTAGATTTTTGGTCACATTTATACCCAGAGCTCTTTTAGACCCTTTGTTAGTTTTTATTGCAGACATTGTACGTCTGTGTGATAGCAAGCATCGCTTTATTATGATGACAAACCTTAACCTTGCCTATGAAGATACGCTCTCTTTAGCGCAAAAAAAAGCGATTATCAAAGAGGTCTATCGCAATCTTGCATTTAATGGAGCGGATTTTGTGCGTAATTATCCTACCACCAAAGAGGCGATTTTAAAGAAAGTGCGTTTTGAAAATGAAGATATTATGCAACAAGCACTTGAAAGCAAACGTCCCATTGTTTTCCAAACGGGGCATTATGGCAATTGGGAATTAGTTTCATTGGCACTTGCTGCACGCTATGGGGCTCTTAGTGGTATTGGCAGACCGCTTGATTCACCAATGATGAATCACATTGTGCGTCAAAACAGAGAACAGCTTGATATTGAACTGATTGATAAAAAAGGGGCGATGCGTCCCATGCTCAAAGCCGTCAAAGAGGGGCGCAATATTGGTCTTTTGGTGGATCAAAATACCTCTCGACGTGCAGGGATTATTGTGAAGTTTTTTGGTAAAGACGTACGACACACCCCAGCTGCTAGCATTATGGCACGGCGTGTCAGTGGTTTAATTGTTCCAGTTTTTATCTCCACGGATGATCATAAAGTCTATACACTCACTTTTTATGACCCCATAGAAGTGGCAAATACAGAAAATATGGAACACGATATTTTAGAAGCCACACAAGCCCAAGCAAATGTGATGGAAGCGGTCATTCGTGCAAAACCTGAGGAGTGGTTTTGGTTTCACAGGCGTTGGAAGGGTGAACATAAAAGTGCGTATGGCATTCGAAAGAGGCGAAAAAGAGATGTCTAA
- a CDS encoding O-antigen ligase family protein has protein sequence MSLSFPMFSYPFETKLEKVTFYSLFLFMLLVPFSRAFVSFCVFYFPVLLFLNFGVKGVLERLRQTPVVLSLALFVGYMTLTLLWTEHFDDADGILKLYFLLSLVPSIGFLVKREWLKPLVLAFLCALCVSSVLSMGHYLEWWQIKDKTQVNTSPFMNSIHYSMFMAVGAISSLYFLIMLKIDWLKKSLFLALFLLFTVTLFLSDGRTGQLSFLVAVCLLIVMLFRNNMKLFLSVTILFVLSLYSLYTLIPRFESRVNAVVRNLTTLENGSFDTSVGRRIAYWLLAKEIVLDYPLFGVGFGDYKLGAKEVLEKKDFGMDEAVKAFVVSRHFHNQYLMAVVQGGLIGLILLLNVFASLYRLSIETPVYRHLSILLLSVYAVGCLTEPLLILQNPLTVFALVVGFSVVATQPKEYRSLLKKVE, from the coding sequence ATGAGTCTATCCTTTCCCATGTTCTCTTATCCTTTTGAAACGAAACTAGAAAAAGTTACTTTTTATTCTCTTTTTTTATTTATGTTACTCGTTCCTTTTTCAAGAGCGTTTGTCAGTTTTTGTGTTTTTTATTTTCCTGTTTTACTTTTTTTAAATTTTGGTGTAAAAGGAGTATTGGAAAGGCTAAGGCAAACGCCTGTTGTGCTCTCTCTGGCTCTTTTTGTTGGCTATATGACTCTAACACTTTTATGGACAGAGCATTTTGACGATGCTGATGGTATTTTAAAACTCTATTTTTTACTCTCCTTAGTCCCTTCTATTGGCTTTTTGGTCAAAAGAGAATGGCTTAAGCCTTTAGTGTTAGCATTTTTATGTGCTTTGTGTGTTAGCAGTGTTCTTTCCATGGGACACTATTTGGAGTGGTGGCAGATTAAAGATAAAACGCAAGTTAATACTTCTCCTTTTATGAATTCTATTCATTACAGTATGTTTATGGCAGTAGGCGCAATAAGCTCTTTATATTTTTTGATAATGTTAAAAATAGATTGGTTGAAAAAAAGCTTGTTTTTAGCTCTTTTTTTACTTTTTACTGTGACATTGTTTTTATCGGATGGTCGAACAGGTCAGCTTTCGTTTTTAGTAGCAGTGTGTTTGCTAATTGTCATGCTATTTAGAAATAATATGAAATTGTTTTTAAGTGTGACTATTTTATTTGTTTTATCTCTTTATAGTCTTTACACACTGATACCTCGCTTTGAATCAAGAGTGAATGCAGTAGTTAGAAATCTAACAACATTAGAAAATGGTTCATTTGATACATCGGTTGGCCGTCGTATTGCATATTGGTTATTAGCCAAAGAAATTGTTTTAGACTACCCTCTTTTTGGTGTCGGTTTTGGGGATTACAAGTTAGGGGCTAAAGAGGTATTAGAAAAAAAAGATTTTGGAATGGATGAAGCTGTAAAAGCATTTGTTGTCAGTAGGCATTTTCATAACCAGTACTTAATGGCGGTCGTCCAAGGAGGTTTAATTGGATTGATACTTTTACTAAATGTCTTTGCATCATTGTATCGTCTTAGTATTGAAACTCCTGTATATAGGCATTTGAGTATTTTATTATTAAGTGTTTATGCGGTTGGATGCTTAACAGAACCTTTATTGATTTTACAGAACCCTTTAACTGTCTTTGCTTTAGTGGTAGGATTTAGTGTGGTTGCTACTCAACCAAAAGAGTACCGTAGTTTATTGAAAAAAGTTGAATGA
- the gmhA gene encoding D-sedoheptulose 7-phosphate isomerase: protein MMTMIHNEMLSHQNVIEKTIQSLQNHIYTACIIATETLKNGNKILLCGNGGSAADAQHIAAELSGRYKTERKGLAGIALTTDTSVLTAVGNDFGFERIFDRQVEALAREGDLLIGFSTSGHSKNVIRALSLARNMGCKTIGLSGRDGGVMDEFCDINIVVPSDDTPRIQEMHIMIGHIICQAIDDSWK, encoded by the coding sequence ATGATGACCATGATACACAATGAGATGCTCTCGCATCAAAACGTAATTGAAAAAACCATACAGAGTCTTCAAAATCATATTTATACGGCATGTATTATTGCTACTGAAACATTGAAAAATGGCAATAAAATTTTACTCTGTGGCAATGGTGGCAGTGCCGCAGATGCGCAACACATTGCAGCGGAGCTTAGTGGTCGCTACAAAACCGAGCGAAAAGGGCTTGCAGGGATTGCTTTAACCACAGACACCTCTGTGCTCACCGCTGTGGGGAATGACTTTGGATTTGAGCGCATTTTTGATAGACAAGTTGAAGCACTCGCTCGTGAGGGAGACCTTTTAATCGGCTTTTCAACCAGCGGACACAGTAAAAACGTCATTCGAGCCTTGAGTTTAGCACGCAATATGGGGTGTAAAACAATAGGTTTAAGTGGACGTGATGGTGGCGTGATGGATGAATTTTGTGACATTAACATAGTTGTTCCAAGTGACGATACCCCACGCATTCAAGAGATGCATATTATGATAGGGCATATTATCTGTCAAGCTATTGATGATTCGTGGAAGTAG
- the rfaE1 gene encoding D-glycero-beta-D-manno-heptose-7-phosphate kinase produces the protein MDRLRAYQPSLLVIGDVMLDHYLWGKCERISPEAPVQVVDVQKESVLLGGAGNVVNNLLSLGANVSVLSVVGDDDNGHELLGMLEALGADAKGIVREEGRKTSKKSRVIASHQQVVRFDSESKDEISEASSLALLRACEMYLPHVDAILLSDYGKGVLTTAFTCKVIELAKKHHKPLLVDPKGDDYSKYRGATLITPNKKEASIASKITIKDDESLRKAGNFLKESLDLEYAIITLSEDGMAIFGDTFHKMPTVAREVYDVTGAGDTVLASLAYALTCGLCMQEAASFANAAAAVVVGKIGSATVSLDEVDAYEHSLRTATSESKIKTKEQMIRLLKAKKGQKIVFTNGCFDILHVGHVKYLEVAKSFGDMLIVGLNSDASIQRLKGQSRPINTLEDRAYILAGLESVSYVVPFEEDTPLNLIEAIMPDVLVKGADYEGKEVVGSQIAKEVRLVRFVEGKSTTNIIKKVQTQ, from the coding sequence GTGGATAGATTACGAGCGTATCAGCCTTCTTTATTGGTGATTGGCGATGTGATGTTGGATCACTATTTGTGGGGAAAATGTGAGCGCATTTCTCCTGAAGCACCCGTTCAGGTGGTGGATGTGCAAAAAGAGAGTGTGCTTTTAGGTGGTGCTGGCAATGTGGTCAATAACCTTTTAAGTTTAGGTGCAAACGTGAGCGTGCTTAGTGTTGTGGGTGATGATGACAACGGACATGAACTTTTAGGAATGCTTGAAGCTTTAGGTGCAGATGCTAAGGGCATTGTACGAGAAGAGGGGCGAAAGACGAGTAAAAAAAGCCGTGTGATAGCCTCCCATCAACAAGTGGTGCGTTTTGATAGCGAATCCAAAGATGAGATAAGCGAGGCTTCTTCTTTAGCGCTTTTGCGTGCGTGTGAAATGTATTTGCCGCATGTCGATGCTATTTTGCTCTCAGATTATGGAAAAGGCGTGCTCACAACAGCCTTTACATGTAAGGTGATTGAGCTAGCTAAAAAGCATCATAAACCACTTTTGGTCGACCCTAAAGGGGATGATTACAGTAAATACCGTGGGGCAACGCTCATTACTCCTAATAAAAAAGAGGCAAGTATTGCTTCAAAAATTACCATCAAAGATGATGAAAGTTTGAGAAAAGCAGGAAACTTCCTCAAGGAGAGCTTGGATTTGGAGTATGCCATTATCACGCTCTCTGAAGATGGTATGGCAATTTTTGGTGATACCTTTCATAAAATGCCTACCGTTGCTCGTGAAGTGTACGATGTTACGGGTGCGGGCGATACAGTGTTGGCTTCTTTGGCGTATGCACTTACGTGTGGGCTTTGCATGCAAGAGGCGGCTTCGTTTGCCAACGCCGCTGCTGCGGTGGTTGTGGGAAAAATAGGCAGTGCAACGGTGAGTCTTGATGAAGTCGATGCGTATGAACACAGTTTGCGCACGGCGACTTCGGAGAGTAAAATCAAAACCAAAGAGCAGATGATAAGACTCCTTAAAGCTAAAAAAGGGCAAAAAATTGTCTTTACCAATGGCTGTTTTGATATTTTACATGTAGGGCATGTGAAATACCTAGAAGTGGCTAAAAGCTTTGGTGATATGCTGATTGTGGGGCTGAATTCGGATGCGTCGATTCAGCGTTTAAAAGGGCAGAGTCGTCCCATTAATACCTTAGAGGATAGAGCTTACATTTTAGCAGGACTTGAATCGGTGAGTTATGTGGTGCCTTTTGAGGAAGATACGCCCTTAAATCTCATCGAAGCGATTATGCCCGATGTGTTGGTGAAAGGGGCGGATTACGAAGGCAAAGAGGTTGTGGGAAGCCAGATTGCCAAAGAGGTGCGCTTAGTCAGGTTTGTTGAAGGAAAGAGCACTACGAATATTATTAAAAAGGTTCAAACTCAATGA